In Pseudomonadota bacterium, a single genomic region encodes these proteins:
- a CDS encoding DUF3365 domain-containing protein: MSSKNKSGVRPKFIALLGGLGLAALLVIGIASYKFSMQAAMNEAKTKGELIANYIFSARKYFHDTQRPLINELLEKDRFYPELMSEFVVAKETWEIFKESLPGYEFKQATINPLQPDNKADEAEARIINTFRDNAGLTKQEGILSKNDEKYYYLAKPIRIDSKDCLDCHGDPGDAPKDQVVLYGEEGGYNWKMGETISADIVYIPIKQALSSVKTNALMILLSGGSVLVVALFIVWVFLNNRIVMPIVRLSNRAKEISLGKNLEEEIDLRDAKDEIGSLAQAIDRLRVSMHKMLTRK; encoded by the coding sequence ATGTCTTCCAAAAATAAATCTGGAGTGCGCCCGAAATTTATTGCATTGTTGGGCGGACTCGGATTAGCAGCTCTTCTGGTGATCGGCATTGCCAGCTACAAATTCAGTATGCAGGCGGCAATGAATGAAGCCAAAACAAAAGGGGAGTTGATTGCCAATTATATATTTTCCGCACGAAAATATTTTCATGATACGCAGCGGCCTTTGATTAATGAACTTCTTGAAAAGGACAGGTTTTATCCGGAATTAATGTCTGAATTTGTTGTGGCCAAGGAAACCTGGGAAATATTCAAGGAAAGTCTGCCCGGCTATGAATTCAAACAGGCGACCATTAATCCTCTGCAGCCGGATAATAAAGCGGATGAGGCCGAGGCTCGAATAATTAATACTTTCCGGGACAATGCCGGTCTGACTAAACAGGAAGGGATCCTCAGCAAGAATGACGAGAAATATTATTATCTGGCAAAACCGATCAGGATTGACTCGAAAGATTGCCTTGATTGCCATGGAGATCCCGGAGACGCTCCGAAAGATCAGGTTGTCCTTTACGGCGAAGAAGGGGGGTATAACTGGAAAATGGGTGAAACGATCTCTGCTGATATCGTTTATATCCCTATCAAACAGGCACTTTCATCGGTAAAAACCAATGCCCTGATGATCCTGTTGTCCGGCGGCAGCGTTCTGGTTGTCGCATTATTTATTGTCTGGGTTTTCCTGAATAACAGGATTGTTATGCCGATTGTGCGGTTGAGTAACCGGGCAAAGGAAATAAGCCTTGGAAAGAATCTGGAAGAAGAGATAGACTTGAGGGATGCCAAGGATGAAATCGGTTCACTGGCACAGGCAATTGATCGACTCAGAGTAAGTATGCATAAGATGTTGACCCGTAAATAA
- a CDS encoding tetratricopeptide repeat protein: MFYLFGSKIKTADGFMDITRKTIAAIFVGIFAVGLVAVGIVEAADCDAAFKSIRKERNLIKKKELLEGAIKQCPNDAEINYMNGYTLERLRNYDEALQYYKKAAKLDEKSAKYLFGMGDIYMVQGDSNAAIAVYEKGLSISPESKRAQKSLELARQSTGSSGPTVLHKEVVTAVKPVVVPEKKVPVPASPPAVEKVAQVQPTPSLPVKSPPKKEITPKEVKSKPTPPPEVVQKKAEAPVKVVIAEPKKTVTPPAPVQVAEKPAPHESTDLPVAPVKVVIAEPKKTVTPPTPVQVAEKPQSQKIMKSAVSLEIDLPFVGQDNLLSLKREDNIDQFRKAMLTEDMQKHTRLEMSFSEKNTDDSRLENLVSRRRKELESSVETDSIQVDPERPIIPYFR; this comes from the coding sequence ATGTTTTATTTATTTGGCAGTAAAATAAAAACCGCTGATGGATTCATGGATATAACCCGAAAAACAATTGCGGCAATTTTTGTAGGGATTTTTGCTGTCGGCTTGGTCGCGGTGGGAATTGTCGAGGCTGCGGACTGCGATGCTGCTTTTAAATCCATTCGCAAAGAGAGAAACCTCATCAAAAAAAAGGAATTGCTTGAAGGAGCTATCAAGCAATGCCCCAATGATGCGGAAATAAATTATATGAATGGCTATACCCTTGAAAGGCTTCGTAATTACGACGAAGCCCTGCAATATTATAAAAAAGCTGCAAAACTGGATGAAAAATCCGCTAAATATCTTTTTGGGATGGGCGACATCTATATGGTGCAGGGTGATTCCAACGCTGCAATAGCCGTTTATGAAAAAGGATTGAGCATCTCACCTGAAAGCAAGCGGGCCCAGAAATCTCTGGAACTTGCCAGACAATCAACAGGTTCTAGCGGTCCGACGGTGCTGCACAAGGAAGTTGTAACTGCTGTAAAGCCCGTTGTTGTTCCCGAGAAAAAGGTGCCGGTTCCAGCCTCGCCGCCCGCAGTCGAGAAGGTCGCTCAAGTTCAGCCAACCCCGTCGCTGCCGGTAAAGTCGCCCCCGAAAAAAGAAATTACCCCGAAGGAAGTAAAGAGCAAACCGACTCCGCCTCCTGAAGTTGTTCAGAAAAAAGCAGAAGCTCCGGTAAAAGTTGTTATTGCTGAACCGAAAAAGACAGTAACACCTCCTGCGCCAGTTCAAGTCGCAGAAAAACCAGCGCCACATGAATCAACAGACCTTCCGGTTGCTCCGGTAAAAGTTGTTATTGCTGAACCGAAAAAGACAGTAACACCTCCGACACCTGTTCAAGTCGCAGAAAAACCGCAGTCACAGAAAATCATGAAAAGTGCTGTATCCCTCGAAATTGATTTACCTTTTGTTGGCCAGGATAATTTGCTGTCCTTAAAAAGAGAGGACAATATCGATCAATTCAGAAAGGCTATGCTGACCGAGGATATGCAAAAACATACCCGGCTGGAAATGTCTTTTTCAGAAAAAAATACTGACGACAGCAGGCTGGAAAATTTGGTTTCGAGGCGTAGGAAGGAGTTGGAGTCAAGCGTTGAAACAGATTCGATTCAGGTAGATCCGGAAAGGCCTATCATCCCTTATTTCCGTTGA
- the recB gene encoding exodeoxyribonuclease V subunit beta, with protein MKHFDIWATPLDGIRLIDASAGTGKTYTIAALVLRLLLEKRLRISEILVVTYTEAATEDLKARIREKIRDAQRVFQGGETDEAFLRDLSGRQEDMDAGLEVLAEALRDYDEASIFTIHGFCQRMLMDNALEACTFFDSELLSDTRGLLEEIAGDFFREHFYQAGILFVEYGRKFFNTATVLKYIGQSHSRPDLEIIPAFAEVDPHEITLAEQEFSQLFSAAVESWHQARDHIYSILMNDPGLSLSKYKKSNIEPWLAAMDGMLTMPTPTVDFFDKFEKFTTGHIEASVKKGHVPPVHPFFDVCENLGQARSRLLDLYDKRVKHLRRKVIEFIRRELLVRKRQESLYSFDDLLSELSRALAGPSGKSIADNIRKKFPAAMIDEFQDTDPVQYEIFRNIYGAEGLLYLIGDPKQAIYSFRGADIFTYMEASQKAGSRATLVTNWRSVPELITAVNTIFTRPQTPFAFSAIIASAVRPPVEVRQAKLLIDGRDESPFQLWIVRREQDPENKSTKLIAKERARKRILNAVVHEIIRLLTLGHEQRAMIGNTPLKASDIAVLVRTNSEACLTQQALAGCGVVSVLHSNASVFLSPEAGEMQRLLLAVADPGNERKLKSALVTDALGLKGADLDEIDENRWLDRIASFRGYHDQWLRNGFIGMFRAFMAKESVRSRLIACKDGERRLTNMLHLAEILHKQETERHLGMAGLLKFLNEKINSPQADEEEYQLRLESDRDCVRIVTIHKAKGLEYPVVFCPFSWGGVRSGKPGTDKPVVFHDPQNSNALIMDIGSENIEQHKELALLEEISEDIRLLYVALTRASCRCYMVWGALSGGEYSAPAYLFHQVKAATPSRMMEDTANRFKSLADEELIADIAALEQASGNTVVSTRLPSGKPGQLSLIQPHETRLEFKAFDGVISRNFRIASFSSLVQEHGGADILDYDSIHKASRDSETTPGAVAPESAAIFSFPQGAGPGTFMHDLLEHYDFTCEDRQVLRKLVRDKLQLHGYAVSWEEAIVAMVDNVIMTPLLADDPECRLSQVSGPARLNEMEFYFPQVSVSAGAIKAIINRGGKRSSGVEDNQVSHGFGAKTLEGFMKGFVDLVFQRNGRFYIVDWKSNHLGNRVEDYSQDRLRKIIRDRSYDLQYHIYTVALHRYLGSRLADYEYLKHFGGVFYIFLRGVDKSRGPGFGIFHDRPEQELVLELSNIFAGHCRQ; from the coding sequence ATGAAGCATTTTGATATCTGGGCCACGCCCCTGGATGGCATACGACTCATCGATGCAAGTGCCGGAACCGGCAAAACCTATACTATTGCGGCCCTGGTTCTCCGTCTGTTGCTTGAAAAACGGCTGCGGATTTCTGAAATTCTGGTGGTGACTTATACCGAGGCGGCCACCGAAGATCTCAAGGCAAGAATCCGTGAAAAAATCCGTGACGCCCAACGGGTGTTTCAAGGGGGGGAGACTGATGAGGCGTTTCTGAGGGATTTATCCGGCCGCCAGGAAGATATGGACGCCGGTCTTGAGGTGCTTGCCGAGGCGCTTCGGGATTATGACGAGGCCTCGATTTTCACCATCCATGGATTCTGCCAGAGAATGCTCATGGATAATGCCCTTGAGGCCTGCACCTTTTTTGACAGTGAGTTGCTCTCGGACACCCGCGGACTCCTGGAAGAGATTGCCGGTGATTTTTTCAGAGAGCATTTTTATCAGGCCGGCATCCTCTTTGTCGAATACGGCCGGAAGTTTTTTAATACGGCGACAGTGCTCAAATACATCGGCCAGAGTCATTCGCGCCCTGATCTGGAAATTATCCCGGCATTTGCCGAGGTAGACCCGCATGAAATTACTCTGGCAGAGCAGGAATTTTCCCAGTTATTTTCGGCGGCAGTGGAATCGTGGCACCAGGCACGGGATCATATCTACAGCATTTTAATGAATGATCCGGGGTTGAGCTTAAGCAAATATAAAAAATCAAACATTGAACCTTGGCTTGCGGCAATGGACGGAATGTTGACGATGCCAACCCCCACTGTGGATTTTTTCGATAAATTTGAAAAATTCACTACCGGCCATATTGAGGCCTCCGTCAAAAAAGGGCATGTTCCACCAGTTCATCCGTTTTTCGATGTATGTGAGAATCTGGGTCAGGCCAGAAGCCGGCTCCTTGATCTTTATGATAAACGCGTGAAGCATCTGAGAAGGAAAGTAATTGAGTTTATAAGACGCGAATTGCTGGTGAGAAAACGTCAGGAGAGTCTTTACTCTTTTGATGATTTACTGAGTGAACTCTCCAGGGCCTTGGCCGGGCCGTCAGGGAAATCAATAGCCGACAACATCCGGAAAAAATTCCCTGCCGCGATGATTGATGAATTTCAGGACACTGATCCGGTGCAATACGAAATTTTCCGCAATATTTATGGAGCAGAAGGCCTTCTCTACCTGATTGGCGATCCCAAGCAGGCTATCTACAGTTTTCGCGGTGCAGATATTTTCACCTATATGGAGGCATCCCAAAAAGCCGGCAGCCGCGCGACTCTTGTAACCAACTGGCGGTCGGTTCCGGAGTTGATCACGGCGGTGAACACCATATTCACCAGGCCGCAAACGCCTTTTGCCTTCAGTGCTATTATCGCCTCGGCGGTGCGCCCGCCGGTGGAAGTCAGGCAGGCAAAGTTGTTGATCGACGGCCGGGATGAAAGCCCGTTTCAGCTGTGGATTGTCCGCCGGGAGCAGGATCCGGAGAATAAAAGTACAAAGCTGATTGCCAAAGAACGCGCCCGGAAAAGGATTTTGAATGCCGTTGTCCATGAAATAATCCGGCTGCTTACCCTTGGACATGAGCAGCGCGCGATGATCGGCAACACACCCCTTAAGGCAAGTGATATTGCCGTGCTGGTCAGGACCAATTCTGAAGCGTGCCTGACCCAGCAGGCCCTGGCCGGATGCGGAGTAGTCAGTGTGTTGCATTCCAATGCCAGTGTTTTCTTGTCTCCGGAAGCAGGGGAAATGCAGCGTCTGCTGCTGGCGGTGGCAGATCCCGGCAATGAACGGAAACTGAAAAGCGCCCTGGTGACCGATGCCCTTGGTCTTAAAGGGGCGGACCTTGATGAAATCGATGAAAACCGCTGGCTGGATAGAATAGCCTCTTTCCGCGGGTACCATGATCAGTGGCTGCGTAATGGTTTTATCGGCATGTTCCGGGCGTTCATGGCAAAAGAATCGGTACGAAGCCGGCTCATTGCCTGTAAGGATGGCGAGCGGCGATTGACCAATATGCTGCATCTTGCTGAAATCCTCCATAAACAGGAAACCGAGCGGCATCTCGGCATGGCCGGGCTTCTCAAGTTTCTCAATGAAAAAATCAATTCGCCGCAGGCCGATGAAGAAGAGTATCAGCTCAGGTTGGAAAGCGACCGGGACTGTGTACGAATTGTCACGATCCACAAGGCAAAAGGCCTTGAATATCCGGTGGTGTTCTGTCCTTTTTCCTGGGGTGGTGTAAGAAGCGGCAAACCGGGAACGGACAAACCGGTGGTATTCCATGATCCGCAGAACAGCAATGCCCTGATAATGGATATCGGCTCGGAAAATATTGAACAGCATAAAGAGCTTGCGTTGCTGGAAGAAATTTCCGAAGACATTCGTCTGCTGTATGTGGCGTTGACCAGAGCCAGCTGCCGTTGTTATATGGTCTGGGGAGCGCTGAGCGGCGGAGAATATTCAGCCCCGGCCTATCTGTTCCATCAGGTGAAGGCTGCAACACCTTCCCGGATGATGGAAGATACTGCCAATCGGTTCAAGTCTCTTGCCGATGAGGAGTTGATCGCCGATATCGCGGCCCTTGAGCAGGCTTCAGGAAACACCGTGGTCAGCACCAGGTTGCCTTCTGGAAAACCGGGACAGCTATCATTGATCCAACCCCATGAGACGCGCCTTGAGTTCAAGGCCTTTGACGGGGTTATTTCCAGAAATTTTCGCATTGCAAGTTTTTCTTCCCTGGTCCAGGAGCACGGCGGAGCTGACATTCTGGACTATGACAGTATCCACAAGGCGTCCAGGGATTCTGAGACTACGCCCGGCGCTGTTGCTCCGGAGTCGGCCGCCATATTCTCTTTCCCGCAAGGGGCAGGACCTGGAACCTTCATGCATGATTTGCTGGAGCATTATGATTTCACCTGCGAAGACCGGCAGGTCCTCAGAAAACTGGTGCGCGACAAGCTTCAACTCCATGGGTACGCGGTATCCTGGGAAGAGGCGATTGTCGCAATGGTGGATAATGTGATAATGACCCCCTTGCTTGCCGATGATCCCGAATGTCGACTCTCACAGGTATCCGGACCAGCAAGGCTGAACGAAATGGAGTTTTATTTCCCGCAGGTGTCGGTAAGCGCAGGTGCGATCAAAGCAATTATCAACCGGGGCGGAAAGAGGAGTTCCGGAGTTGAGGACAACCAGGTGTCTCATGGTTTTGGGGCAAAGACCCTTGAGGGGTTTATGAAAGGATTTGTGGATCTGGTGTTTCAGCGAAACGGCAGATTCTACATCGTTGACTGGAAATCCAACCATCTCGGCAACAGGGTGGAGGATTATTCCCAGGATCGTCTCCGGAAAATAATCCGGGACCGGTCATATGATCTGCAATATCATATTTATACCGTGGCCTTGCACAGGTATCTTGGAAGCAGGCTGGCTGATTATGAGTATCTGAAACATTTTGGCGGGGTGTTTTATATTTTCCTGCGCGGCGTTGACAAAAGCCGCGGGCCCGGTTTTGGTATTTTTCACGATCGGCCGGAGCAGGAACTGGTTCTTGAGCTGAGTAATATATTTGCCGGTCATTGCCGGCAGTGA
- a CDS encoding penicillin-binding protein activator LpoB, whose product MKRFLQVVCVVLLCGFYLAGLGCTVSTRTVDADEKVIYDEGYHFSDKKSIVNDMVSSLLAKPPLSAATDRPVVIVYGIANRTDEHISTSGISDDIRQALIASGKVRFINETQRGNIAKEADYQHGGQVAAETRIKLAKQIGAKFMLTGTLRSMEKKEPKQARLKKKVLQYYSLNLELTDIETGIIEWADSTEVIREASKPFIGW is encoded by the coding sequence ATGAAACGTTTTTTGCAAGTCGTCTGTGTAGTGTTATTGTGCGGGTTCTATTTGGCCGGGCTGGGATGCACGGTTTCCACCAGGACCGTGGATGCCGATGAAAAGGTGATTTATGATGAAGGCTATCATTTTTCCGACAAGAAGAGCATTGTCAACGATATGGTAAGTTCCCTGCTTGCCAAGCCGCCGCTCTCCGCAGCCACGGACCGTCCGGTTGTAATAGTCTACGGTATTGCCAACAGGACCGACGAACATATCAGCACCAGCGGCATCAGTGATGATATCCGGCAGGCCCTGATTGCCTCCGGCAAGGTGCGTTTTATCAACGAGACCCAACGGGGAAACATAGCCAAGGAAGCGGATTACCAGCACGGCGGTCAGGTGGCTGCGGAAACCCGGATCAAACTTGCAAAACAGATCGGCGCCAAATTTATGCTTACCGGCACCCTGCGATCCATGGAAAAGAAAGAACCCAAACAGGCCAGGTTGAAAAAGAAGGTGTTGCAATATTACAGCCTGAATCTTGAGCTTACCGATATTGAGACCGGGATTATCGAATGGGCTGACAGCACCGAGGTTATCCGTGAGGCTTCAAAACCTTTTATCGGATGGTAA
- the recC gene encoding exodeoxyribonuclease V subunit gamma, whose product MVEFVINPLSKISSMALILHSGNRLETLSEKLADLLRASPLPPMEPETIVVQSRGMARWIAMSLAQHLGAWANACCPFPNTFISEMYRKILPDQPASSVKESREIMIWVIMGLLENLGNKPIFQPLNNYISEGGGIKRFQLAVQLADQYDQYMIYRPDFILQWEAGAGDSWQAQLWREIAARTAKDHRASQLHSCLNILRSKQLPANALPRRVVVFGISSMPPYHLKVFEALSAYTQVHFFLLNPCREYWADVLSEKERGRLRKLHGKTDDQLFLEKGNPLLSSMGRLGRDLFTLIHEYDCLEEDCFTDPGNNRRLFQLQSDILNLCRMPPGADFQDDDSIIINSCHSPMREVEILQDHLLHLFQKYPDLLPRDIIVMAPDLEKYGLLVQAVFDTAKDDPLRIPYTIADRSFLKNGGITETFFAMLALAGGRFGVSQVLPLLDCAAVRRKFKLNNDDIESIETWVAEVKIRWGLDEESRRSRGLPGFKENTWEAGLDRLLLGYAFSGGDKQLFAGILPYEYMEGTASSVLGRFMDLFQKLVELDAYVKKSHNLAQWSRVLAALLEECFEPGEGEESEILLVRGAFEHMRFTGAEADFSEEVDRQVVDGYLKRVLGEDRSGSGFLSGAVTFCALLPMRAVPAKIICLLGMNDGDFPRISRKMSFDLMAQSPLPGDRSVRFDDKYLFLESILSARKQLYISYVGQSAQNGRRRPPSVLVTELIDYFEDEAAGGKDSCPEMITEHRLQAFDPEYYRQNGRLRSFSPENYQAALAAVGDKFAAVSLVEESLKESSESRELAIEQLKGFFVHPARFFCQNRLGIYLPGREDMTDDIEPFDLAGLDRYIISEELLERYIQDKGQGFFESARASGVLPPGAVGQVAYHEMQRQVNSLYQNLGKHLSESMSPLTINLELGGFTITGVLSGITASGLVRFRSARISAKDMIKAWIDHLLLNFLQPQGVACQTLIVGTDGMLAFSPLADPERILQELLNLYLDGLRRPVHFFPQTSQEYAKRISEGKEISAALEAAQGKWLGTYYPGEGTDQYYGLCFKDKNPLDRQFMDLAEQIFEPLLASMENFLP is encoded by the coding sequence GTGGTCGAATTTGTTATTAATCCTCTCTCAAAAATATCCTCCATGGCGTTGATTCTGCACTCGGGCAACCGTCTGGAAACCCTGTCGGAAAAACTTGCGGATCTGCTCCGGGCCTCGCCTTTGCCGCCGATGGAACCGGAAACCATTGTCGTCCAGAGCAGGGGGATGGCGCGCTGGATTGCCATGTCCCTGGCCCAACATCTCGGCGCCTGGGCCAATGCCTGCTGCCCGTTCCCAAATACCTTTATTTCGGAAATGTACCGGAAAATCCTCCCCGATCAGCCCGCATCATCGGTTAAGGAAAGTCGTGAAATAATGATCTGGGTGATTATGGGGTTGCTGGAAAATCTTGGCAACAAACCAATTTTTCAGCCGCTGAACAATTATATTTCGGAAGGGGGCGGGATTAAACGGTTTCAATTGGCCGTGCAGCTTGCTGATCAATACGACCAGTATATGATCTACCGGCCGGATTTTATTCTGCAATGGGAAGCAGGCGCTGGCGACAGCTGGCAGGCTCAATTGTGGCGCGAGATCGCCGCCCGGACCGCCAAAGATCACCGGGCCAGCCAGCTCCACTCCTGTCTTAATATCCTGAGGAGCAAGCAGCTTCCCGCCAACGCCCTTCCCCGGCGGGTTGTGGTCTTCGGGATTTCATCCATGCCGCCTTACCATCTCAAGGTTTTTGAGGCGCTTTCCGCGTATACGCAGGTGCATTTCTTTTTATTGAATCCCTGCAGGGAGTATTGGGCGGATGTTCTTTCAGAGAAGGAAAGAGGGCGTTTGCGGAAATTGCACGGTAAAACCGATGATCAATTGTTTCTGGAAAAAGGCAACCCGCTGCTTTCTTCCATGGGACGCCTGGGCAGAGATTTATTTACCCTGATCCATGAGTATGATTGCCTTGAAGAGGATTGTTTTACCGATCCCGGGAATAATCGCAGACTTTTTCAATTGCAGAGCGATATATTGAATCTTTGTCGGATGCCCCCCGGAGCTGATTTTCAGGATGATGACTCCATTATAATCAATTCCTGTCACAGCCCCATGCGTGAAGTAGAAATACTCCAGGACCATCTTCTGCATCTGTTCCAAAAATATCCGGACCTGTTGCCCAGGGACATCATCGTCATGGCCCCTGATCTTGAGAAATACGGGCTTCTGGTGCAGGCGGTTTTTGATACGGCAAAGGACGATCCTCTTCGCATACCCTATACAATTGCTGACCGGAGTTTTTTGAAAAACGGCGGAATAACCGAAACATTTTTTGCGATGCTGGCTCTTGCCGGCGGTCGGTTCGGGGTCTCGCAGGTCTTACCTTTACTGGACTGCGCCGCGGTCCGCCGCAAATTCAAGTTGAACAATGATGATATCGAATCAATCGAGACCTGGGTTGCGGAGGTGAAGATCAGATGGGGCCTTGATGAAGAGTCCCGGCGCTCGCGCGGTTTGCCGGGTTTCAAGGAAAATACCTGGGAAGCGGGTCTGGACCGTTTACTCCTGGGCTATGCGTTTTCCGGCGGCGATAAACAGTTATTTGCAGGGATTTTGCCCTATGAATATATGGAAGGGACCGCGTCATCGGTGCTTGGACGGTTCATGGACTTGTTCCAGAAGCTTGTTGAACTTGATGCATATGTGAAAAAATCGCATAACCTTGCCCAGTGGTCGCGGGTTCTCGCGGCGCTCCTTGAAGAATGTTTTGAGCCAGGGGAAGGAGAAGAAAGTGAAATTCTTCTGGTCCGGGGGGCGTTTGAACATATGCGGTTTACCGGTGCAGAGGCGGATTTTTCAGAGGAGGTCGACCGACAGGTCGTTGATGGGTATCTCAAGCGGGTCCTGGGGGAAGACCGCAGCGGTTCCGGGTTTTTATCCGGCGCCGTGACTTTCTGCGCATTGCTTCCCATGCGGGCGGTTCCTGCCAAAATCATCTGTCTGCTTGGCATGAATGATGGAGATTTTCCAAGGATTTCCAGAAAAATGAGTTTTGACCTGATGGCCCAAAGTCCTCTGCCGGGGGACAGGTCGGTGCGTTTTGACGATAAATATCTTTTTCTTGAGTCCATATTGTCGGCCAGAAAGCAGCTCTATATCAGTTATGTCGGCCAGTCCGCTCAAAACGGGCGCAGGCGGCCACCCTCGGTGCTGGTTACTGAATTGATCGACTATTTTGAAGATGAAGCGGCTGGCGGCAAGGATTCTTGCCCAGAGATGATCACCGAACATCGGCTCCAGGCCTTTGACCCGGAATATTATCGACAAAATGGCCGTTTGCGGAGTTTTTCCCCGGAGAATTATCAGGCAGCCCTGGCCGCGGTGGGTGATAAATTTGCTGCTGTTTCCCTGGTTGAAGAATCCCTCAAAGAGTCTTCAGAAAGCAGAGAGCTGGCAATTGAGCAGTTGAAGGGTTTTTTTGTTCATCCGGCACGATTCTTCTGCCAGAACCGGCTGGGGATCTATCTGCCCGGCAGGGAGGACATGACCGATGATATTGAGCCCTTTGACCTGGCCGGACTTGATCGCTATATAATTTCAGAGGAACTCCTGGAAAGGTATATACAGGACAAAGGGCAGGGTTTTTTTGAAAGCGCCAGGGCTTCAGGCGTCCTGCCGCCCGGCGCAGTCGGCCAGGTTGCTTATCATGAAATGCAGCGCCAGGTGAATTCCCTCTATCAGAATCTGGGAAAACATTTATCTGAATCAATGTCGCCTCTTACTATTAATCTTGAATTGGGCGGTTTTACTATCACCGGGGTGCTTTCCGGAATCACCGCTTCCGGGCTTGTCCGGTTCCGCAGCGCCAGGATATCGGCAAAAGACATGATCAAGGCCTGGATTGATCATCTGCTGCTGAATTTTCTGCAACCCCAGGGGGTTGCTTGTCAAACCCTTATTGTTGGTACTGACGGGATGCTTGCCTTCAGTCCCCTGGCCGATCCTGAACGAATTTTACAGGAGCTTCTTAATCTTTATCTGGATGGACTGCGCCGGCCGGTGCATTTCTTCCCCCAGACCTCCCAGGAATATGCTAAGCGAATTTCTGAAGGAAAAGAAATATCCGCAGCACTGGAAGCAGCCCAGGGCAAATGGCTCGGCACTTATTATCCCGGCGAAGGAACGGATCAGTATTACGGCTTATGTTTTAAGGATAAAAATCCACTTGACCGGCAGTTCATGGATCTTGCAGAACAGATTTTCGAGCCCCTTCTTGCCTCAATGGAGAATTTCCTGCCATGA
- a CDS encoding response regulator, translated as MDNVLIVDDDEGFLLSLEDLLKGSSQPFSVLTANNGKEASSILDSVSINLVVTDLKMPEMDGFDLLANISSAHPDVPVIVMTAYGTPEMENRLKDMGAFQYIEKPIDFNILLKKISDGLFACSKGHIDGISLPSFMQLLQLDKKTCTLTVTSKNRTGMLFFQQGELTNASTNGLKSLEAAMEISSWEQTKIEIINICKNQNKTIDVPLGFILIESARLKDERENKPADDEQAENDSSSSPDGELEPIPGVNLDNLDFDRSVPVDAVSEEDLIKVLEAENQNETARPSQKPPPPKNNLRMLLSTIDSLPGIQKMIVIAKSGKVLAKHNVEVKKFGNFIAYATAASRQTAASIGFSGPRHIIMNQSQGGKIIILPGPAATIGLELDDGESAGAIIDTLSPVLKKTKIT; from the coding sequence ATGGACAATGTTTTAATTGTTGACGATGATGAAGGATTTCTGCTCAGTCTTGAAGATCTACTCAAAGGCAGTTCGCAGCCATTCTCCGTCCTGACCGCCAATAACGGAAAAGAAGCCAGCTCTATCCTTGATTCCGTTTCAATCAATCTTGTGGTGACCGACCTCAAGATGCCCGAAATGGACGGATTCGACCTGTTGGCCAATATCAGTTCCGCGCACCCCGATGTCCCGGTGATTGTCATGACTGCGTACGGTACACCGGAGATGGAAAATCGACTGAAGGACATGGGCGCTTTTCAATATATTGAAAAACCCATCGACTTTAATATCCTTCTCAAAAAAATATCCGACGGTTTGTTCGCCTGCTCCAAAGGCCACATCGACGGCATATCGCTTCCCTCCTTCATGCAATTGCTTCAATTGGACAAAAAAACATGCACACTCACCGTCACCTCCAAAAACCGGACCGGCATGTTGTTTTTTCAGCAAGGTGAGCTGACAAACGCATCAACAAACGGCTTGAAAAGTCTTGAAGCCGCGATGGAGATCTCCAGCTGGGAGCAGACAAAAATTGAAATCATCAATATCTGCAAAAATCAGAATAAAACCATAGATGTCCCCCTGGGTTTCATTCTCATTGAAAGCGCCCGACTCAAGGACGAACGGGAAAATAAACCGGCAGATGATGAGCAAGCCGAGAATGACTCTTCTTCCAGTCCGGATGGCGAACTTGAACCTATCCCCGGGGTGAACCTTGACAACCTTGATTTTGACAGATCAGTCCCTGTCGATGCCGTGTCCGAAGAAGACCTCATAAAGGTATTGGAAGCGGAAAACCAAAATGAGACAGCTCGTCCCTCACAAAAACCGCCTCCCCCAAAAAACAACCTTCGCATGCTTCTCAGTACTATTGATTCTCTTCCCGGAATACAGAAAATGATTGTCATCGCCAAATCAGGGAAAGTTCTTGCAAAGCATAACGTCGAGGTAAAAAAATTCGGGAATTTCATTGCATACGCCACCGCAGCTTCCCGACAAACCGCGGCAAGTATAGGGTTCAGTGGTCCGAGACATATCATCATGAACCAGTCGCAGGGTGGAAAAATTATCATACTTCCAGGCCCGGCCGCAACCATCGGCCTTGAACTGGATGATGGCGAATCAGCCGGCGCCATTATCGATACCCTGTCGCCAGTTCTCAAAAAAACCAAAATAACCTAA